In Salirhabdus salicampi, a genomic segment contains:
- a CDS encoding S8 family peptidase, whose amino-acid sequence MFSYSMVQMVRSHGPKLDRPLRNELLHLYKPFKWTPCFLHQIFEKGLKKWKKISVVIQFDEQNFSEGCHEVEDTIQQYMRCRSRKHFSIVSCMTVDVTPEAIESLLLNCQHIKKIYLNREVQTLLNHAVPSANADQVVRKGSTLTGQGVTIAVIDTGVYPHDDLVGRITKFVDFINEREDPYDDNGHGTHCAGAVAGSGLLSEGKYVAPAPEANIIGVKVLDKIGSGSLETVMSGVEWCIQYNENNENKIHVLSMSLGSRAEQYDEENEDPMVQIVNKAWEQGMVVCAAAGNDGPDAQTIASPGISRKIITVGALDDSDTSETKGDDDVANFSSRGPTIYGVTKPDILAPGVNIISLRSPGSYIDKLQKGNRVEDDYFQMSGTSMATPICAGIVALALQNDPSLTPDEVKQLLKDGASPWRNRDPNVYGAGFINGENFIPS is encoded by the coding sequence ATGTTTAGTTATTCTATGGTACAAATGGTTCGAAGTCATGGTCCTAAATTAGATCGTCCATTACGAAATGAATTGTTACATTTATATAAGCCATTTAAATGGACACCGTGCTTTCTCCACCAAATATTTGAAAAAGGTTTAAAAAAGTGGAAAAAGATTTCAGTAGTTATACAATTCGATGAGCAAAATTTTTCCGAAGGTTGCCATGAGGTTGAAGACACTATACAACAGTATATGAGGTGCCGAAGTCGGAAACATTTTTCAATAGTATCTTGTATGACAGTTGATGTTACACCAGAGGCAATCGAAAGTTTACTATTAAACTGTCAACATATTAAGAAAATCTATTTGAATCGAGAGGTACAAACGTTATTGAATCATGCAGTACCTTCAGCTAACGCAGATCAAGTAGTCCGAAAGGGAAGTACCCTAACTGGTCAAGGTGTAACAATAGCTGTGATTGATACAGGTGTTTACCCCCATGATGACTTAGTGGGGAGAATTACTAAATTTGTCGACTTTATTAACGAACGGGAAGATCCGTATGATGATAACGGCCACGGTACTCATTGTGCAGGTGCTGTGGCAGGTTCAGGTTTACTTTCAGAAGGTAAATATGTAGCTCCTGCTCCTGAGGCAAATATAATTGGTGTCAAAGTGTTGGATAAGATAGGTTCTGGTTCCTTAGAAACAGTTATGTCTGGTGTAGAATGGTGCATCCAATATAATGAAAACAATGAAAATAAAATACACGTATTAAGCATGTCACTTGGGTCCCGAGCAGAGCAATACGATGAAGAGAATGAAGATCCGATGGTACAAATCGTGAATAAAGCTTGGGAACAGGGGATGGTAGTATGTGCTGCTGCAGGAAATGACGGCCCTGATGCCCAAACAATAGCAAGCCCTGGAATTAGTAGGAAGATTATAACAGTAGGAGCTCTCGATGATAGTGATACGTCGGAGACAAAAGGTGATGATGATGTAGCGAATTTCTCCAGCCGAGGACCTACAATTTATGGAGTAACAAAGCCGGATATTTTAGCCCCAGGCGTAAATATTATATCACTACGCTCTCCTGGCTCTTATATAGATAAGCTGCAAAAGGGAAATCGTGTAGAAGATGATTATTTTCAGATGTCTGGAACGTCAATGGCAACCCCTATATGTGCTGGGATTGTCGCATTAGCGCTACAAAATGATCCAAGTTTAACACCTGACGAAGTGAAACAGTTACTAAAAGACGGAGCTAGTCCATGGAGAAATAGAGATCCAAATGTATATGGTGCAGGTTTTATTAATGGAGAAAATTTCATACCTTCTTAA
- the argJ gene encoding bifunctional ornithine acetyltransferase/N-acetylglutamate synthase — MSVNKGEVKRETAYTVLEDGNVATPVGYKAGGLHCGIKRKRPDLGWLYSKVPATAAGVYTTNTFQAPPLVVTQESIEAGGKIQGVIVNSGNANACTGTQGLTDAYNMRKMFSDHFHLLHHETAVVSTGVIGEPMPMEKIKTGISNLSMENHEVEQFERAILTTDTCTKHVGVKMEIDGKMVTIGGSAKGSGMIHPNMATMLAFITTDANIKKDDLDQALKTITDKTFNCISVDGDSSTNDMVLLLANGMVENDTLHANHPDWSTFVAGLTYVCETLAKQIARDGEGATKLIEVQVDGASSHSSATAIAKSIISSNLVKTAVFGEDPNWGRIIGAIGYSGEQVDPNSIEISLGPIKVISDGLPTTFNEEEAIRYLQNEFIQIYVSLHAGEGTGKAWGCDLTYEYVRINASYRT, encoded by the coding sequence ATGAGTGTGAACAAAGGTGAAGTAAAAAGGGAAACGGCATATACAGTGTTGGAAGACGGTAATGTGGCTACACCTGTAGGATATAAAGCCGGAGGATTACATTGTGGGATTAAACGGAAACGACCTGATTTAGGCTGGTTGTATTCAAAGGTTCCAGCTACGGCAGCGGGTGTTTATACGACAAATACCTTTCAAGCTCCACCATTAGTTGTAACCCAAGAAAGTATTGAAGCAGGAGGAAAGATACAAGGTGTAATTGTCAATTCAGGTAATGCAAATGCCTGTACTGGAACACAAGGATTAACCGATGCTTATAACATGCGGAAAATGTTTTCCGATCATTTTCATCTCCTTCATCACGAAACAGCAGTTGTGTCTACCGGGGTGATAGGGGAGCCAATGCCAATGGAGAAGATTAAAACAGGAATATCGAATCTGAGCATGGAGAACCACGAAGTTGAACAATTTGAAAGAGCCATTTTAACAACGGATACGTGTACGAAACACGTTGGCGTAAAGATGGAAATCGACGGTAAGATGGTAACGATTGGTGGCTCAGCTAAAGGGTCAGGCATGATTCATCCAAATATGGCGACGATGCTCGCCTTCATAACAACAGACGCTAACATTAAAAAGGATGACTTGGATCAAGCGTTAAAAACGATTACCGACAAAACATTTAATTGTATTTCGGTCGATGGGGATTCAAGTACTAATGATATGGTCCTTCTGCTAGCTAACGGTATGGTAGAAAACGATACATTACATGCAAACCATCCTGATTGGTCTACCTTTGTAGCCGGGTTAACTTATGTATGTGAAACGCTAGCGAAGCAAATTGCTCGCGATGGAGAAGGAGCTACGAAACTAATCGAAGTACAAGTAGATGGAGCTAGCAGCCATTCATCGGCAACAGCTATTGCGAAATCTATTATTTCCTCAAATCTCGTCAAAACAGCTGTCTTTGGAGAGGATCCGAACTGGGGAAGAATCATTGGGGCTATCGGTTATAGTGGTGAACAAGTAGACCCAAACTCAATTGAGATTAGTTTAGGACCAATTAAAGTAATATCAGATGGACTACCAACAACCTTTAATGAAGAAGAAGCAATAAGATATTTACAAAATGAATTTATTCAAATATACGTCTCTTTACATGCTGGAGAAGGAACAGGAAAAGCGTGGGGATGTGATTTAACGTATGAGTATGTTCGAATCAATGCATCTTATCGAACTTAG
- the argC gene encoding N-acetyl-gamma-glutamyl-phosphate reductase: MKVGIIGANGYSGVELIRLLHQHPYVSIEVIVSNSNNGKNIAELYPHLMGILEQQLSDLKVEEIAEKVDLIFFATPSGVSKDYVSLFVEKGIACIDLSGDFRLRDAVKYKEWYKKSHTNPDYLTKAVYGLSEFFHNQIKEASIVANPGCYPTATLLGLLPALQEGVIDPSTIIIDGKTGVSGAGRTPSLTAHFSEVNENVKAYKLGAHQHIPEIEQTIGDVTGNDFPISFSAHLVPMTRGIMCTMYGNLRASTSEDQLIDLYNNYYEQEPFVRIRPKGSWPSTKEVYATNYCDIGFMVDERTKRVTIVAVIDNVVKGAAGQAIQNMNLLNGWDVETGLKQTTVYP; the protein is encoded by the coding sequence GTGAAGGTCGGGATTATTGGTGCTAATGGATATAGTGGAGTAGAACTAATTCGGCTTCTTCATCAACATCCGTATGTATCCATTGAAGTGATTGTATCTAACTCGAATAACGGGAAAAACATTGCGGAGCTATATCCGCACTTAATGGGAATTTTGGAACAACAATTATCAGACTTGAAGGTGGAAGAGATTGCCGAAAAAGTCGACCTCATCTTTTTTGCAACTCCTTCAGGAGTGAGTAAAGATTACGTGTCATTATTTGTGGAAAAAGGGATTGCATGTATTGATTTGTCAGGTGACTTTCGCTTGCGAGATGCAGTTAAGTATAAGGAATGGTACAAAAAGTCTCATACCAATCCCGACTACCTAACAAAAGCTGTGTACGGATTAAGTGAGTTTTTCCACAATCAAATTAAAGAGGCTTCGATTGTGGCAAACCCAGGCTGTTATCCGACGGCAACGTTATTAGGATTACTGCCAGCCCTCCAAGAAGGAGTAATTGATCCGTCGACAATTATTATTGACGGAAAAACGGGGGTCTCAGGTGCAGGGAGAACACCGTCATTAACGGCACATTTTTCTGAAGTAAATGAGAATGTGAAGGCATATAAGCTCGGAGCACATCAACATATTCCCGAAATTGAGCAGACAATAGGTGATGTTACAGGAAACGATTTTCCCATTTCGTTTTCTGCACACCTAGTACCCATGACACGAGGGATTATGTGTACGATGTACGGTAACCTTCGGGCTTCTACTTCTGAAGATCAATTGATTGATTTGTATAACAATTATTACGAACAGGAACCGTTTGTCCGAATTCGCCCGAAAGGTAGTTGGCCTTCGACGAAAGAAGTCTATGCCACAAATTACTGTGATATCGGTTTTATGGTAGACGAACGGACAAAACGAGTAACCATTGTAGCTGTCATTGACAATGTCGTAAAAGGGGCTGCCGGTCAGGCTATACAAAATATGAATCTATTAAACGGTTGGGATGTTGAAACCGGCTTAAAACAAACAACTGTTTATCCGTAA
- a CDS encoding MATE family efflux transporter: MAKNQYDFTEGKIYKQLWRFSTPIILANLLQVSYQLVDSLWVGNLIGANALGSVAISATIIFTVLSFVIGMNNASLTILSQQRGRENEDGVQNYLNAFVVILTSLSIILGVLGYVFAEPILRLLGTPEAMMESARAYLRINFIGIFFLMGYNFIGTVLRAVGDSRTPLGFTLLAVICNVFLDPFFIAVLNLGVEGAAYATITSQGIAFTYGLSFMLKRNLVTFTRLQMPKKEEVTLILHLGIPSGLQMAVISAGIAAIMSVVTSFGEDVVAGFSAAQRLDSVLILPAHALGIAVNSMAGQNIGVKKWDRVKQIAVYGVLYNFCIMIVIALLLVLFARYGITLFIREEHSVEFGTEYLKIIAFFYPFLGINFALNGIVRAAGAMYQVLVLNVISFWILRYPLAYACSSLFGEKGIALGMGFSFVISSIIAFLYYRYGGWHNKVLFKEHE; the protein is encoded by the coding sequence ATGGCTAAGAATCAATACGACTTTACTGAAGGAAAAATATATAAACAACTTTGGCGATTTTCTACCCCTATTATCCTGGCCAACTTATTACAAGTATCCTATCAACTTGTGGATAGTTTGTGGGTAGGTAATTTAATTGGTGCAAATGCCTTAGGATCTGTTGCTATATCAGCAACCATTATTTTCACAGTACTATCTTTCGTAATTGGAATGAATAATGCTTCCCTAACGATACTATCGCAGCAAAGGGGAAGAGAAAATGAAGATGGAGTTCAAAACTACTTAAATGCTTTTGTTGTTATTTTAACTTCATTATCTATTATTTTAGGTGTTTTAGGATACGTGTTTGCAGAACCAATTTTACGTTTACTCGGAACCCCTGAAGCTATGATGGAAAGTGCAAGAGCATACTTGCGCATTAATTTTATCGGGATATTTTTTTTAATGGGGTATAACTTTATAGGAACGGTATTAAGGGCAGTTGGAGATAGTCGAACACCTTTGGGTTTTACCCTATTAGCAGTCATTTGTAACGTCTTTTTAGATCCGTTTTTTATTGCGGTTCTGAACTTAGGAGTAGAAGGAGCAGCATATGCTACAATCACTTCCCAAGGAATTGCGTTCACATACGGTTTATCGTTTATGCTGAAACGAAATTTAGTCACGTTTACGAGATTACAAATGCCGAAAAAGGAAGAAGTAACGTTAATTTTACATCTCGGAATTCCTTCAGGTTTACAAATGGCTGTCATATCTGCAGGAATTGCTGCGATTATGAGTGTAGTAACGAGTTTCGGAGAAGATGTAGTTGCTGGTTTTAGTGCAGCTCAACGGTTAGACAGTGTCCTAATATTACCTGCTCATGCACTAGGTATAGCGGTGAATAGCATGGCTGGTCAAAATATTGGTGTGAAAAAATGGGATAGGGTAAAACAGATTGCTGTTTATGGAGTTCTGTATAACTTTTGTATCATGATTGTGATTGCCCTGCTGCTCGTCCTGTTTGCACGATATGGCATTACATTGTTTATCCGGGAAGAGCATTCAGTCGAATTTGGAACGGAGTATTTGAAAATCATTGCCTTCTTTTATCCATTTTTAGGTATTAACTTTGCATTGAACGGAATTGTGCGTGCAGCTGGAGCTATGTATCAAGTACTAGTGTTAAACGTTATATCTTTTTGGATTTTACGATATCCTCTGGCATACGCTTGTTCATCGTTATTCGGTGAGAAAGGAATTGCGTTGGGAATGGGATTCAGTTTTGTCATAAGTAGTATCATTGCTTTCTTATATTACCGTTATGGCGGCTGGCACAACAAAGTTTTATTTAAAGAGCATGAATAA
- the argB gene encoding acetylglutamate kinase, protein MNYLVVKFGGSVLEELPDTFYENIVQLQKEGKWQPIIVHGGGPAISKKLEQLSLELQFVDGLRVTTKEVLDVVEMVLSGTVNKGIVRSIAKAGGKALGFSGVDGEFLQVKQVPNKALGYVGEVTNVNETIISDMALLGYIPVISPIGIDGDGQTYNVNGDVAAAAIAKSLKAKLCFVSDVPGVYHIQHGEKKILNKVSSEEIESMIAAGVIKDGMIPKAQAAIDGLNHNVKEVAILNGKERDSLIHYSEGKRIGTRVVLGGEVANG, encoded by the coding sequence ATGAACTATTTAGTCGTGAAGTTTGGCGGTAGTGTGTTGGAAGAACTGCCTGACACATTCTACGAAAATATCGTCCAACTTCAAAAAGAAGGAAAGTGGCAACCAATTATTGTTCACGGAGGCGGACCAGCCATTTCAAAGAAACTAGAACAATTATCTTTAGAATTACAATTCGTTGATGGATTACGAGTAACAACGAAAGAAGTACTGGATGTCGTTGAAATGGTGTTATCGGGTACGGTCAACAAAGGTATTGTCCGCTCTATAGCGAAAGCTGGAGGTAAAGCATTAGGATTTAGCGGAGTTGATGGAGAATTTTTACAAGTAAAGCAAGTTCCAAATAAAGCATTAGGTTATGTAGGAGAGGTAACGAATGTTAATGAAACGATCATTAGTGATATGGCGTTATTAGGTTATATACCGGTTATTTCTCCTATTGGGATCGATGGTGATGGGCAAACATATAACGTGAATGGAGATGTAGCTGCCGCAGCGATAGCAAAGTCATTAAAGGCAAAACTATGCTTTGTCAGTGATGTACCAGGTGTTTACCACATTCAACATGGGGAAAAGAAAATTTTAAATAAAGTGTCAAGTGAAGAGATCGAATCGATGATTGCGGCAGGTGTGATTAAAGACGGTATGATTCCGAAGGCGCAAGCTGCAATAGATGGGTTAAATCATAATGTAAAAGAAGTTGCTATTTTAAATGGGAAAGAGCGTGATAGTCTCATCCATTACAGTGAAGGTAAGAGGATAGGCACACGAGTTGTGTTAGGGGGAGAAGTGGCCAATGGCTAA
- a CDS encoding M20 family metallopeptidase — MKQNLEGKLQPIQEKLWDINKSLYHNPELGDQEFESMAKLVAFLEEHQFTVEKGVVDRPTAFKAVYDSKADGPTIAYLAEYDALPGVGHGCGHNLIGTMSVGAGILLSKIIDDIGGRVVVFGTPAEETNGAKVPMTENGLFDDIDAAMIVHPAGESHESGDSLAMDAIQFDFRGKSSHAAASPEKGINALDAVIQLFNGINALRQHVTSDVRIHGVITEGGSAANVVPDKAVAQFYIRASNRNYLNEVVEKVKGIAYGASAMTGADVIIDNYELSYDNMITNQTLSKAFTHNLLKAGVEKVYKAKDTFGSIDMGNVSHIVPAIHPYIGFGVPDLVAHTKEFADLTITSKGYKMLGQGALSLAFTGYDLITDSNLLAEVKAEFQQKRE, encoded by the coding sequence ATGAAACAAAATTTAGAAGGAAAATTGCAACCAATACAAGAAAAACTTTGGGACATTAACAAATCTTTGTATCACAATCCAGAGCTTGGCGACCAAGAATTTGAATCTATGGCTAAATTAGTTGCGTTTCTTGAAGAACACCAATTTACTGTAGAAAAGGGCGTCGTAGATAGACCCACTGCTTTCAAAGCTGTATATGACAGTAAAGCAGATGGTCCAACTATAGCCTATTTGGCAGAATATGATGCACTACCTGGTGTTGGACACGGATGTGGTCACAATTTAATCGGGACAATGAGTGTAGGGGCAGGTATCTTGTTAAGTAAAATTATAGATGATATTGGTGGACGTGTTGTTGTATTCGGAACACCTGCAGAAGAAACAAACGGTGCCAAAGTACCTATGACTGAAAATGGTTTGTTTGATGATATTGACGCTGCAATGATTGTTCATCCAGCCGGAGAATCACATGAAAGTGGAGATTCACTAGCAATGGATGCTATTCAATTTGATTTTCGTGGTAAATCCAGCCATGCTGCTGCATCACCAGAAAAAGGCATAAATGCCCTTGATGCTGTAATTCAATTATTCAATGGAATTAATGCACTCCGCCAACATGTAACTTCCGACGTTAGAATCCATGGTGTGATTACAGAAGGGGGATCAGCTGCCAATGTTGTTCCTGATAAAGCAGTAGCTCAGTTTTATATACGAGCAAGCAATAGAAATTATTTAAATGAAGTTGTAGAGAAAGTAAAGGGTATTGCTTATGGTGCTTCTGCTATGACAGGGGCCGATGTCATCATCGACAACTATGAATTAAGCTATGACAACATGATTACAAATCAAACATTGTCCAAAGCGTTCACACACAATTTGCTAAAAGCAGGAGTCGAAAAAGTGTATAAAGCAAAAGACACGTTCGGTTCCATCGACATGGGGAATGTTAGTCATATTGTTCCGGCAATCCATCCCTATATCGGCTTTGGTGTCCCTGATTTAGTAGCCCATACAAAAGAATTTGCAGATTTAACCATTACGTCAAAAGGTTATAAAATGCTTGGGCAAGGGGCGTTATCTTTGGCATTCACTGGTTATGATTTGATAACCGATAGCAATTTGCTAGCAGAAGTTAAAGCGGAATTCCAACAAAAAAGAGAATGA
- a CDS encoding carbamoyl phosphate synthase small subunit translates to MEKGYLLLETGDVFEGILFGNNKETIGEVVFNTSMTGYQEIISDPSYTGQIITFCYPMIGNYGINHKDFESVKLNLSGVIVGEMCEHPSHYLQEKTLHDELAEAGVTGLHSIDTRTLVKLIRKQGTLKGTITTSLPEDKSIENYVKAATKQITKTPVADVSTKKLKTYEGDGHHVVLMDFGYKKSILNALLEAKCKVTVVPHNYTYEEVKALNPDGILLSNGPGDPLQLSSSLSEIKKIIEAYPTLGVCLGHQLIALAYGASTEKLTFGHRGGNHPVKELHTGKVWMTAQNHGYVVVENSIDKGQFNITYRNVNDGTLEGLEHKTLPIQSVQFHPEAHPGPTDTDHIFQKFMKQLKGVGEKHYAVT, encoded by the coding sequence ATGGAGAAAGGTTATCTGTTATTAGAGACAGGAGATGTATTTGAAGGAATACTCTTCGGAAATAACAAGGAGACAATCGGAGAAGTCGTCTTTAATACGAGTATGACAGGTTATCAAGAAATTATCTCAGATCCGTCGTATACAGGACAAATCATTACATTTTGTTACCCAATGATTGGGAATTACGGCATTAATCATAAGGACTTTGAAAGTGTGAAGTTGAACTTATCAGGAGTTATTGTTGGCGAAATGTGTGAACATCCTAGCCATTATTTACAAGAAAAAACATTGCACGATGAATTAGCAGAAGCAGGTGTAACCGGGCTACACAGCATTGATACGAGAACGCTCGTAAAATTAATCCGTAAACAAGGAACATTAAAAGGAACGATAACGACATCATTACCTGAAGATAAGTCAATTGAAAATTACGTCAAAGCTGCTACAAAACAAATAACGAAAACACCTGTAGCGGATGTCTCAACGAAGAAGTTGAAAACGTATGAAGGTGATGGACATCATGTCGTATTAATGGATTTCGGATATAAAAAATCTATTTTGAACGCATTACTTGAAGCGAAATGTAAAGTAACAGTTGTCCCACATAACTATACGTACGAAGAAGTGAAAGCATTAAACCCCGATGGTATTTTATTAAGCAATGGACCTGGTGATCCGCTTCAATTATCTTCTTCATTGTCGGAGATAAAAAAGATTATCGAAGCTTATCCAACATTGGGTGTATGTCTAGGGCATCAACTTATAGCTCTAGCTTACGGTGCTTCAACTGAAAAGTTAACCTTTGGACATCGTGGTGGAAACCATCCAGTAAAAGAACTTCATACCGGAAAAGTGTGGATGACAGCCCAAAACCACGGTTATGTTGTAGTCGAAAATAGTATAGATAAAGGACAGTTCAACATAACATATCGCAATGTAAATGATGGAACATTAGAAGGACTGGAGCATAAGACATTACCGATTCAGTCTGTACAGTTTCACCCGGAAGCCCATCCAGGGCCGACAGATACAGACCATATCTTCCAAAAATTTATGAAACAACTAAAAGGGGTAGGGGAAAAGCATTATGCCGTTACGTAA
- a CDS encoding transporter substrate-binding domain-containing protein → MKKRLAIILTLLLTILATACGTSTDNGGTGEQSKDEKKKLVMGTSADYPPFEYIDTKTGEEIIGFDVDLAKYITDQLGYELVIKDIAFDGLIGALQANRVDFVAACMSATEERKKSVDFSDIYFISGEMVLVRKDSGIEKVEDLQGKVLGVQLGSIQEGTADDLQEEITDLEVKKLNKAPELIQELKSKRIDGVVLDQTVAEGFLNQFDDLLSITLEVDSAGTAIAFPKDSELVDEFNTVIQEMKENGELDKLVQKWIAGEEKK, encoded by the coding sequence TTGAAAAAAAGATTAGCTATCATTTTAACTTTATTACTAACAATTTTGGCGACAGCTTGTGGAACAAGCACTGACAATGGAGGCACAGGAGAACAATCAAAAGACGAGAAAAAGAAACTGGTTATGGGGACATCTGCTGACTACCCACCTTTTGAATATATTGATACAAAAACAGGTGAAGAAATTATTGGTTTTGATGTGGATTTAGCAAAATATATCACTGATCAACTTGGATATGAACTTGTAATAAAAGATATTGCATTTGACGGCTTAATTGGCGCACTACAAGCTAACAGGGTTGACTTCGTTGCAGCTTGTATGTCTGCTACAGAAGAGCGTAAGAAAAGTGTAGACTTCTCAGATATCTATTTTATATCAGGAGAAATGGTATTAGTTAGAAAAGATTCAGGTATTGAAAAAGTGGAAGATTTACAAGGTAAAGTTCTCGGCGTTCAACTTGGTTCCATTCAAGAAGGTACAGCGGATGACTTACAAGAAGAAATTACTGACCTTGAAGTGAAAAAGTTAAACAAAGCTCCTGAACTTATTCAAGAATTAAAATCAAAACGTATTGATGGAGTAGTGCTAGACCAAACGGTTGCTGAAGGATTTTTAAACCAGTTTGATGATCTTTTAAGCATTACTTTAGAAGTTGACTCTGCCGGAACTGCTATTGCATTTCCTAAAGATAGTGAATTAGTGGACGAGTTTAACACGGTTATTCAAGAAATGAAAGAAAACGGCGAACTAGACAAATTAGTTCAAAAATGGATTGCAGGAGAAGAGAAGAAATAA
- a CDS encoding acetylornithine transaminase: MAKVDTSPIMKTYNRFPVTLVKGKGSYVWDDKGNKYLDYTAGIATCNLGHVPEEIRGKVMEQFDQLWHCSNLYHIPAQQQLAELLVEYSCFDQVFFCNSGAEANEAAIKLARKYAHDQGKEEGEIVTFTQSFHGRTMATLSATGQKKIQHGFTPLLTGFRHEPFNDMEALEKIIQPDTIAVLLELVQGEGGVMVANSEWVQKLATLCKQHDVLLIVDEVQTGIGRTGSLFAYEQYDIEPDIITLAKGLGSGIPIGAILAKEEVAQSFQPGSHGSTFGGNPLAATAGLETVKYLAKEEHQLTIKKNILYFHNELRDIKDKFSLIKEVRGKGLLLGLAVEGNALDIISLIREMGVLVLPAGPNVIRILPPLNTTKAEIDYFVHQLSEALEAKSKAI, from the coding sequence ATGGCTAAAGTGGATACATCACCAATTATGAAGACATATAACCGTTTTCCGGTGACGTTAGTGAAAGGGAAAGGGAGTTATGTTTGGGATGATAAGGGTAACAAATATTTAGATTATACGGCAGGTATTGCGACGTGCAACTTAGGTCACGTTCCTGAAGAGATTAGAGGAAAAGTGATGGAGCAGTTTGATCAATTATGGCATTGCTCAAATTTATATCACATTCCTGCACAGCAACAGCTTGCAGAATTGTTAGTCGAGTATAGTTGCTTTGATCAAGTTTTCTTTTGTAATAGTGGGGCAGAGGCAAATGAAGCAGCGATTAAATTAGCTAGGAAATATGCGCATGATCAAGGAAAAGAAGAAGGTGAAATTGTAACGTTTACCCAGTCGTTCCACGGTCGAACGATGGCAACTTTATCTGCAACGGGACAAAAGAAGATTCAACATGGATTTACTCCGCTCTTAACTGGTTTCCGACACGAGCCGTTTAATGATATGGAAGCATTGGAAAAAATAATTCAACCGGATACCATTGCCGTACTTCTTGAGCTTGTTCAAGGAGAAGGTGGTGTTATGGTTGCTAACAGTGAATGGGTACAAAAACTCGCAACCCTTTGTAAGCAGCACGACGTATTGCTCATTGTTGATGAAGTGCAAACAGGAATTGGGCGTACAGGGTCACTATTTGCCTATGAGCAATATGATATTGAGCCAGATATTATTACATTAGCAAAGGGGCTAGGTTCGGGGATACCAATAGGAGCCATATTGGCGAAAGAAGAGGTAGCACAATCATTTCAGCCAGGTAGTCACGGAAGTACCTTTGGCGGTAATCCTCTTGCTGCAACGGCAGGGTTGGAAACAGTGAAATATTTAGCGAAAGAGGAACATCAACTGACGATAAAAAAGAACATTTTATATTTTCATAACGAGTTAAGGGATATAAAAGATAAATTTTCACTTATTAAAGAAGTGCGCGGAAAAGGCCTTTTATTAGGTTTAGCCGTAGAAGGAAACGCATTAGACATCATTTCCCTTATAAGGGAAATGGGAGTTCTCGTTCTGCCAGCAGGGCCAAATGTGATTCGCATTTTGCCCCCTCTAAATACGACAAAAGCAGAAATAGATTACTTTGTGCATCAGTTATCAGAAGCATTGGAAGCTAAAAGTAAGGCGATCTAA